A region from the Paludicola sp. MB14-C6 genome encodes:
- a CDS encoding ABC transporter ATP-binding protein yields MTDYCLQIEKLSKNYQDFHLSNVNLNLPKGSIMGFVGENGAGKTTTIKAILNLIHKDSGTIKIFGLDHENNEKKIKQDIGVVLDESNFPQNLTPLDIAKILSNIYTNWDNTLFLNYLKRFALPEGKVIKEFSKGMNMKLLIACALAHKPKLLILDEATSGLDPVVRSEILDVFLEFIQDEEHSILLSSHITSDLEKVADYITFIHQGRILFSESKDKLIYEYGILKCKASDFQLMDKKKMIAYRKNEFGVDVLVTDKHYFSKTYSNVVVDQTSIDEMMLLFVKGERL; encoded by the coding sequence ATGACGGATTATTGTTTACAAATAGAAAAATTATCTAAAAATTATCAAGATTTTCATTTAAGTAACGTAAATTTAAATTTGCCGAAAGGCAGTATTATGGGATTCGTTGGGGAAAACGGAGCAGGAAAAACAACAACAATTAAAGCAATATTAAACTTAATTCATAAAGATAGCGGAACGATAAAAATATTTGGGCTAGACCATGAAAATAACGAAAAAAAGATCAAGCAAGATATTGGCGTTGTTTTAGATGAAAGCAATTTTCCACAAAATTTAACTCCACTTGATATTGCGAAAATATTAAGTAATATATATACCAATTGGGATAATACTCTTTTCTTAAATTATCTAAAGCGCTTTGCTTTGCCTGAAGGAAAAGTGATAAAAGAATTTTCAAAAGGTATGAACATGAAGCTTTTAATTGCTTGTGCATTAGCCCATAAACCAAAGTTGCTGATTTTAGACGAGGCAACAAGTGGATTAGATCCTGTTGTGCGCAGTGAAATTCTTGATGTATTTTTAGAATTTATTCAAGACGAAGAACACTCTATTTTGCTGTCTTCGCATATAACAAGTGATTTGGAAAAGGTTGCAGATTATATTACATTCATTCATCAAGGCAGAATATTATTTTCCGAATCAAAAGATAAATTGATATACGAATATGGAATATTAAAATGCAAAGCTTCGGATTTTCAGCTTATGGATAAGAAAAAAATGATTGCTTATCGAAAAAATGAATTTGGCGTAGATGTATTGGTAACCGATAAGCACTATTTTTCTAAAACATATTCGAACGTAGTTGTAGATCAAACCTCTATTGATGAAATGATGTTATTGTTTGTAAAGGGGGAAAGATTATGA
- a CDS encoding anti-sigma-I factor RsgI family protein yields MKRKIINERLQKAIYQIAPDVYDQVSTTYVKPIEREDFTMKNSAMKTLTPKRLILAFSAIAIALCILIGGITISSTNKIDSVISLDVNPSIEIATNKADEVIQVNALNEDAKIVTNELELEHTDIEDAIPAIIDSMVENGYINEDKNAILVSVSNEDPNKTENLENIVETDINETLEDKNIEGNIIKQNANNDKSIAKQAEQYGISANKMAFIRNIMKKDSSITLEQLLPLNITELMKFINNKHIPVDEVTNKPHKKSSASSSENSISSAPENKNASSHLPASKENKKEEQNSSLSSSSSKEKIQNNNGNNKDEKNSSSSSSVSSEKGKSQNSNGNSKDKKNDTN; encoded by the coding sequence ATGAAACGTAAAATAATCAATGAGCGTCTTCAAAAAGCAATTTATCAAATTGCACCGGATGTTTATGACCAAGTTTCAACTACATATGTTAAACCAATAGAAAGAGAGGACTTTACTATGAAAAACTCCGCAATGAAAACATTGACCCCCAAGCGACTCATTCTTGCTTTCTCAGCTATTGCAATCGCTTTATGTATTCTGATTGGCGGAATCACAATTTCCTCTACCAATAAAATTGATTCTGTAATTAGTCTTGATGTAAATCCAAGCATTGAAATCGCTACCAACAAAGCAGACGAAGTAATTCAAGTAAATGCACTAAATGAAGATGCAAAAATAGTTACAAACGAACTAGAGCTGGAACATACCGATATTGAAGATGCTATTCCCGCTATTATTGATTCCATGGTTGAAAACGGATATATCAATGAAGATAAAAATGCAATTTTAGTAAGTGTTTCAAATGAAGATCCAAATAAAACCGAAAATTTAGAGAACATAGTTGAAACAGACATTAACGAAACTCTTGAAGACAAAAATATTGAAGGAAATATTATTAAACAAAACGCAAATAATGATAAGTCTATAGCAAAACAAGCTGAACAATACGGTATTTCAGCAAATAAAATGGCTTTTATCCGCAACATTATGAAAAAAGATAGTTCAATAACACTAGAACAACTATTACCTCTTAACATAACGGAGTTGATGAAATTTATTAACAACAAACATATTCCAGTAGATGAAGTTACAAATAAACCACATAAAAAATCATCCGCTAGTTCTTCAGAAAATTCTATCAGCAGTGCACCAGAAAATAAAAACGCATCATCTCATTTACCTGCTTCTAAAGAAAATAAAAAAGAGGAACAAAATAGTAGTTTATCTTCTAGCTCCTCTAAAGAAAAAATCCAAAATAACAACGGAAATAATAAAGATGAAAAAAATAGTAGTTCATCTTCTAGCGTTTCCTCAGAAAAAGGAAAAAGTCAAAACAGCAATGGAAATAGTAAAGATAAGAAAAATGATACCAACTAA
- the feoB gene encoding ferrous iron transport protein B: MAHKMALAGNPNCGKTTLFNVLTGSNQYVGNWPGVTVQKKVGKTKVGHSEIVDLPGIYSLSPYTMEEIVTRDYIIDENPEVIINIIDGTNLERNLYLTVQLMELGRPMVIAVNMMDDVEQKGWKLDCNKLAVELGIPVVPITARRGYNVDQVLKKAEKLAHGKEYCIPKIVYDTKTQNALNDILFIISEKHYDKAIPLQFFAGKLLEGDEQAAKKLDLSKNQMARIEEIIVAYEGTAEYGDRETMLADARYKYIEQVAKKSLNKGKDANKLTVSDKIDKIVTNRFLAIPIFLLMMLGMFLLTFGPIGTVLSDWVDYLFQGLLAPGVKLLLDNASAPDWAYGLFLDAIIGGVSGILVFLPQITILFLCLSLLEDSGYMARAAFIMDRLLRKLGLSGKSFIPMLMGFGCTTPAVMAARALDNEKDRKLTMMLTPFMSCGARLPIYALFAELFFEKNQGLIVFTMYILGIVVAIITGVVLKNTLFKGNVAPFVMELPQYRLPLLKSILLHVWEKVKGFIIKAGTIIFAMSILVWVFQNFNTSFQMVTDADQSMLGQFGAWIAPIFIPLGFGTWQASVALLTGLIAKESVVSTITVLFAGGSQAALSSALAGAFTPLSAFAFMAFSLLYMPCISAFVTIRKEMGSMKWALGTAVMQTGIAYFVGLLIYQIGSLFIH, from the coding sequence ATGGCTCATAAAATGGCACTAGCCGGAAACCCCAATTGCGGTAAAACAACGTTGTTTAATGTATTGACAGGAAGCAATCAATATGTTGGAAACTGGCCTGGGGTTACGGTTCAAAAAAAAGTTGGAAAAACAAAAGTAGGACATAGCGAGATAGTAGACCTTCCAGGAATTTATTCGCTATCGCCTTATACAATGGAAGAAATCGTTACGAGGGACTATATTATTGATGAAAATCCCGAAGTAATTATTAATATTATAGATGGAACGAATTTAGAGCGAAATTTGTATTTAACTGTGCAATTGATGGAATTGGGACGTCCAATGGTTATTGCAGTGAATATGATGGATGACGTTGAACAAAAAGGTTGGAAACTAGATTGTAATAAACTAGCGGTTGAACTTGGTATACCTGTTGTACCAATTACGGCTCGACGTGGATATAATGTTGATCAAGTATTAAAAAAAGCGGAAAAGTTAGCACATGGAAAAGAGTATTGCATACCGAAAATTGTTTATGATACTAAGACACAAAATGCGCTAAATGATATCTTGTTTATTATAAGTGAAAAGCATTATGATAAAGCAATTCCATTACAGTTTTTTGCAGGCAAACTATTGGAGGGCGACGAACAAGCTGCTAAAAAACTGGATTTATCTAAAAATCAAATGGCTCGTATTGAAGAAATTATCGTAGCTTATGAGGGCACAGCCGAGTATGGAGATCGTGAGACTATGCTCGCAGATGCAAGATATAAATATATTGAGCAGGTAGCAAAAAAATCATTGAATAAAGGAAAAGATGCGAACAAGCTAACGGTATCGGATAAAATCGATAAGATTGTAACCAATCGGTTTTTAGCTATTCCTATCTTTTTATTGATGATGTTAGGTATGTTCTTGTTGACCTTTGGTCCGATAGGGACAGTATTAAGCGATTGGGTAGACTATTTATTTCAAGGATTATTAGCACCAGGAGTGAAACTGTTATTGGATAATGCAAGTGCACCTGATTGGGCATATGGCTTATTCCTAGACGCAATTATAGGCGGCGTTTCCGGAATCTTGGTGTTTTTACCTCAGATTACGATTTTATTCTTGTGTTTATCATTGCTTGAGGATAGCGGATATATGGCAAGAGCGGCATTTATCATGGACAGACTTTTGCGAAAACTTGGATTATCAGGAAAATCTTTTATTCCAATGTTGATGGGGTTTGGGTGCACTACCCCAGCTGTTATGGCAGCACGAGCATTAGACAATGAAAAAGACAGAAAGCTCACCATGATGTTAACTCCGTTTATGTCATGTGGTGCAAGATTGCCTATCTATGCTTTATTTGCTGAACTTTTCTTTGAGAAAAATCAAGGCCTTATTGTTTTTACAATGTATATCTTAGGTATCGTTGTTGCAATTATAACAGGTGTTGTTTTAAAGAATACATTATTTAAGGGAAATGTTGCACCCTTTGTAATGGAATTGCCGCAATATCGCTTACCGTTATTGAAATCAATTTTATTACATGTATGGGAAAAGGTAAAAGGCTTTATTATTAAAGCGGGAACCATTATTTTTGCAATGAGCATTTTGGTTTGGGTGTTCCAAAACTTTAATACATCTTTCCAAATGGTAACTGATGCAGATCAAAGTATGTTAGGCCAGTTTGGTGCTTGGATTGCGCCAATCTTTATTCCATTAGGCTTTGGAACATGGCAAGCAAGTGTGGCTTTATTGACCGGCTTGATAGCAAAAGAATCGGTAGTAAGTACAATCACTGTTTTATTTGCAGGTGGCTCTCAAGCTGCATTGTCATCAGCATTAGCGGGAGCATTTACTCCATTATCTGCATTTGCATTTATGGCGTTTTCACTTTTGTATATGCCTTGTATTTCTGCTTTTGTTACCATACGTAAAGAAATGGGAAGCATGAAATGGGCGTTGGGAACAGCTGTTATGCAAACCGGTATTGCTTATTTTGTTGGCTTGCTGATTTATCAAATAGGTTCGTTGTTTATTCACTAA
- a CDS encoding ABC-2 transporter permease: MRGLLIKDFINLKRYNKTIIVIIIFFAVNAFIAKDATILSGMIVLLCSMMSITSFSYDEAAKWDKYALSMPISRKEIVRSKYVLAFILTLFGAFLAFIINWIISLFLHKSYMVFEQILICGAIAGAGMLFVSVLLPFVYKFGVEKARLIIFLVALIPMGLSFLLSQLKISLPSDEFLKSIGYAIPIVLLIIIYLSYEASKSIFMKKEL, translated from the coding sequence ATGAGAGGCTTGCTGATAAAAGACTTTATTAACTTAAAAAGATATAATAAAACAATTATTGTAATTATTATTTTCTTTGCTGTTAATGCATTCATTGCAAAAGACGCAACAATATTATCGGGAATGATTGTTTTACTTTGTTCAATGATGTCGATTACCTCATTTTCATATGATGAAGCAGCAAAATGGGATAAATATGCGCTTTCAATGCCCATTAGCAGAAAAGAGATTGTACGTTCAAAGTATGTGCTTGCATTCATATTAACTTTATTTGGTGCATTCTTAGCATTTATTATAAACTGGATTATTTCTCTTTTTCTTCATAAAAGCTATATGGTGTTTGAACAGATTTTAATTTGCGGCGCAATAGCCGGAGCGGGTATGCTTTTTGTTAGTGTGTTATTGCCGTTTGTTTATAAATTTGGTGTGGAAAAGGCAAGACTGATTATTTTCTTAGTTGCTTTAATACCAATGGGATTAAGCTTTTTATTATCACAGTTAAAAATCTCATTACCTTCTGATGAATTTTTAAAATCGATAGGCTATGCGATACCTATTGTGTTGTTAATTATCATTTATCTTTCTTATGAAGCGTCAAAATCGATCTTTATGAAAAAAGAATTATAA
- a CDS encoding putative bifunctional diguanylate cyclase/phosphodiesterase, with amino-acid sequence MSIYYVCLFALPYVAFLILTICLSISAAFFNADLPYFMNKSVGTNVLMHVSAFYSIITIATAIWKAKSVEISKVIVICIFPFLVILALHLQLCLPEVLFTNAALTCSLLMTYLFLQNRKISIDTLTGASNRTSLLKKLRNFHRYRGGGYLVIVSLDDFKFVNQTFGQENSDAILRVVANYLTQFIPDGVIYRYNGDEFALILTKQQCKDVKHIVNAILERFNVIWEYNRIIFMLSASIGVVPFPAQFISAEQLLSTADFTVYQAKASGKKRAVYFDDKLMLELNRRHNVKSALERAIIEDKFELYYQPIYNIKENRFEYAEALLRFTDEELGVIAPSEFIPIAEKSGLIGEITYIVFEKVTEIIEQMQAEQIPIKAVAVNLSAVNFMQKELTNKVISLMKSKSIEPSHIILELTEGILIDSLDGVKEVMNFFANNGVIFALDDFGAGYSNVSYLLNLPFHSVKLDRSIVNASANNYILLDSVITMLHKLGKKVVAEGVETQEQKELLQRLSCDYIQGYLYAKPMPKEEFIALLSNQKEVELSLK; translated from the coding sequence ATGTCAATTTATTACGTTTGCTTGTTTGCTTTACCTTATGTGGCTTTTTTAATCTTAACCATTTGTTTATCCATTTCTGCTGCGTTTTTCAATGCAGATTTGCCATACTTTATGAACAAAAGTGTTGGGACAAATGTGTTAATGCATGTTAGCGCATTTTACTCTATTATAACAATAGCAACAGCAATATGGAAAGCTAAATCTGTTGAAATCTCAAAGGTAATTGTAATTTGTATTTTCCCATTTCTGGTGATTTTAGCTCTGCATTTGCAGCTTTGCTTGCCGGAAGTTTTATTTACGAATGCTGCTTTAACATGTTCTTTGTTAATGACATATCTATTTCTACAAAATCGAAAAATTTCAATAGATACATTAACAGGAGCTTCTAATCGGACAAGCCTATTAAAAAAACTACGTAATTTTCATCGATATCGTGGCGGCGGATACTTGGTTATTGTGTCTTTAGATGATTTTAAATTTGTAAACCAAACATTCGGACAAGAAAATAGTGACGCTATTTTAAGAGTGGTTGCAAATTATCTAACGCAATTTATTCCGGATGGAGTTATCTATCGTTATAACGGTGATGAATTTGCACTTATATTAACGAAACAACAATGTAAAGACGTAAAGCACATTGTAAATGCAATTTTAGAGCGATTTAATGTTATTTGGGAATATAATCGTATTATTTTTATGTTAAGTGCATCAATCGGGGTGGTTCCTTTTCCGGCGCAATTTATATCAGCAGAACAATTATTATCAACTGCAGATTTTACAGTATATCAAGCAAAAGCAAGTGGTAAAAAAAGAGCAGTTTACTTTGATGACAAGTTGATGTTAGAATTGAATCGTCGTCATAATGTAAAATCAGCTTTAGAACGTGCCATTATTGAAGATAAGTTTGAATTATATTATCAACCTATATATAACATAAAAGAAAACAGGTTTGAGTATGCAGAGGCATTGTTGAGATTTACGGATGAAGAACTTGGTGTAATTGCTCCTTCGGAATTTATTCCGATAGCAGAAAAGTCAGGCTTGATTGGCGAAATTACTTATATTGTATTTGAAAAGGTTACTGAGATAATTGAACAAATGCAAGCGGAGCAAATACCAATAAAGGCTGTTGCAGTAAATTTATCTGCGGTGAATTTTATGCAAAAGGAATTAACAAATAAAGTGATATCGTTAATGAAAAGTAAATCCATTGAGCCAAGCCATATTATACTTGAATTAACAGAAGGCATTTTGATTGATTCATTAGATGGCGTAAAAGAAGTAATGAATTTTTTTGCCAATAATGGTGTCATTTTTGCGCTTGATGATTTTGGGGCAGGATATTCTAATGTTTCTTATTTATTGAATTTACCATTTCATTCTGTAAAATTGGATCGTTCTATTGTGAACGCTAGTGCGAATAACTATATTTTGCTTGACTCTGTGATTACAATGCTTCATAAATTAGGAAAAAAAGTAGTAGCTGAGGGAGTTGAAACGCAAGAGCAAAAGGAGCTTCTTCAACGATTATCTTGTGATTACATTCAAGGGTATTTGTATGCAAAGCCTATGCCAAAAGAAGAATTTATTGCATTGTTATCAAATCAAAAAGAAGTCGAGCTTAGTTTAAAATAG
- a CDS encoding RNA polymerase sigma factor, producing MFLFCIMPTDQKARKECCNKAILDEQWLSLIAQNDRQAFEKLYRATDKTLFAYILSILRNTEDAQDVMQDTYLKIRASAHLYTPQGKPLAWILTIAKNLSFMKLREQTRKRTYSFEETLTEAIYLDDITNNEDTIILKAALTTLNDTERQIILLHAISGLKHHEIADILHIPLSTSLSKYHRALAKLKKQIEKEVC from the coding sequence ATGTTTTTATTCTGTATCATGCCAACGGATCAAAAGGCACGAAAAGAGTGTTGCAACAAAGCTATTTTAGATGAACAATGGCTTTCTCTTATAGCACAAAATGATAGACAAGCTTTTGAAAAATTATATCGTGCCACAGACAAAACACTATTTGCATACATCTTATCAATACTAAGAAATACTGAAGATGCACAAGATGTAATGCAAGATACCTACTTAAAAATTAGAGCAAGTGCACATCTTTATACTCCACAAGGCAAACCCCTTGCTTGGATATTAACAATAGCAAAAAATTTATCTTTCATGAAACTAAGAGAACAAACTCGTAAAAGAACCTATTCATTTGAAGAGACTTTAACAGAAGCTATCTATCTGGATGATATTACAAATAACGAAGATACCATAATATTAAAAGCTGCCCTCACTACTTTAAACGATACAGAAAGACAAATTATATTGCTACACGCCATTTCAGGATTAAAGCACCATGAAATTGCAGATATCCTACATATTCCACTTTCAACATCCCTTTCTAAATATCATCGAGCACTTGCAAAGCTAAAAAAACAAATCGAAAAAGAGGTGTGTTAA
- a CDS encoding GntR family transcriptional regulator — protein sequence MELIISNSSGKPIYEQITSQIKNMIMIGELKEGDALPSMRLLAKELRISVITTKRAYEDLERDGFIATVTGKGSFVASKNIEFLKEQQLKFCEEHLQEAVDIAKKSGIELAELTEMLTLLYEDN from the coding sequence ATGGAGTTAATTATCAGTAATTCAAGTGGTAAACCAATTTATGAACAAATCACAAGTCAGATTAAAAATATGATAATGATTGGTGAATTAAAAGAAGGCGATGCACTTCCGTCAATGCGCCTATTAGCAAAAGAATTACGTATTAGTGTTATTACGACAAAGCGAGCTTATGAAGATTTAGAACGAGATGGATTTATTGCAACAGTAACCGGAAAAGGGAGCTTTGTTGCAAGCAAAAATATAGAGTTCTTAAAAGAACAGCAGCTTAAATTTTGTGAAGAACATTTGCAAGAGGCAGTTGATATTGCAAAGAAAAGCGGAATTGAGTTGGCGGAGTTAACGGAAATGCTCACATTATTATATGAAGATAATTAA
- a CDS encoding FeoA family protein, whose amino-acid sequence MATLKNLRPGEKGIVTQIETKGALKRRLIDMGITPGVEIMVRKVAPLGDPIEINLRGYELTIRNTEAHSIHIIKNDKK is encoded by the coding sequence ATGGCAACATTAAAGAATTTACGTCCCGGCGAAAAGGGTATTGTAACACAAATTGAAACAAAAGGCGCATTGAAACGTCGTTTGATTGATATGGGCATCACGCCTGGTGTTGAAATCATGGTAAGAAAGGTAGCGCCGCTTGGCGATCCAATTGAAATTAACCTAAGAGGATATGAACTTACCATTCGTAATACGGAAGCACATAGTATTCATATTATAAAAAATGATAAAAAGTAA
- a CDS encoding class I SAM-dependent methyltransferase, which produces MFNEEKVISKWIADMYDKDETETNDVEFALDIMGTQPKKILEIACGSGRILVPLAKAGHSVLGLDFDEYMLYKIGAKAIGLKNISYKKSDVILDEWDVNFDVVMLAGNFLFNIVSENSYDKAQELLFKKSAKSLEYGGHIYIDYGYTLSPENWFCFSEERIIWEGTDSDGTYGKMTLSDSTFDKETGMNEFVRKFELTLKDGTKIEQKINSKKHFATLDQIKNWLEKYGYCVENIYGDYNKNPISETTNRAIVWARKI; this is translated from the coding sequence ATGTTTAACGAAGAAAAAGTAATCTCAAAATGGATAGCAGATATGTACGACAAAGATGAAACCGAAACAAACGATGTCGAGTTCGCTTTGGATATTATGGGTACCCAACCTAAAAAAATTCTTGAAATCGCCTGTGGAAGTGGTCGAATATTGGTTCCACTCGCTAAGGCTGGACACTCTGTTTTAGGACTTGATTTTGACGAGTATATGTTATATAAAATCGGAGCAAAAGCTATTGGTTTAAAAAACATATCTTACAAAAAATCTGACGTCATACTCGATGAATGGGATGTAAATTTTGATGTGGTTATGCTGGCAGGTAATTTCCTATTTAACATTGTTTCAGAGAATAGTTATGACAAAGCACAAGAATTATTATTTAAAAAATCAGCAAAATCTCTTGAGTACGGAGGACATATTTATATTGATTATGGTTATACATTATCTCCCGAAAACTGGTTTTGCTTTTCAGAGGAAAGAATTATTTGGGAAGGCACTGATAGTGATGGAACTTATGGGAAAATGACGCTTTCTGACAGCACCTTTGATAAAGAAACCGGAATGAATGAATTTGTTCGCAAATTTGAGCTAACATTAAAAGATGGCACGAAAATCGAGCAAAAGATTAACTCAAAAAAGCATTTTGCAACGCTTGACCAAATAAAGAATTGGCTTGAAAAGTATGGATATTGTGTTGAAAACATTTATGGTGACTACAATAAAAATCCAATTAGCGAAACAACAAATAGAGCAATTGTTTGGGCAAGAAAAATATAG